AGAGTAGGCCAGGGCTTGGAGTGGATTGAGATtaaggccacctagtgggtccacaAAAAGTTAAAATTAGAACTGGGGACTTCCCGGTTTACTCCCTGGGCTACTCAGTTTTACCAGCTGTCAGCCATGTACATTGCTTTACGACACATAACATGCTAAATCCCAAAGCACACCTTAAGAAGCAGGTCATTATTATGTACTACAAATGGGTTGTTGAGGATGAGAGTGTGCTTTTTCTCGGATACACATGCATTGCCAAAGGAAGTTGGCATGACCCTTGCTATATTGTATTCACCATCTGCTTCGGCAGAAATAGCATTTTTCTCTTTGGGGAGATCATGGAAGGACTTCCACTTCTTCCTGGTTTTAAAAGATGGACAGGTGCTCTAGCAAGTGCATACATTTCAAAGAAGTCCTGCACTTTAATCATGTGCTCTTTACAACTGAACTGTATCATTGTTGTGGTCAACCCAGACTTCTGGTTATATTTAGACCCATTCTTAAGTGGTTAGCAAAAGGCGAGGTGAGGATCAAAATAAAATTTACCAATAGGCTTAGTGCCTAGAAAATGCAACTGCTAAATTTGAGTTAACCTGGAACAGCTGGGATGGGTTTAGGTATAGGGGGAGGTCTGCCAAGATGTGCTGTAGGCTAAGTTGGTGTCTGCCATGGTCTCCCCTGCAAGCATAGCATCTATACACAGACACAGAACTTGGCAACCTCAGCTTGGACAATTTTCTGGTCCTTAAAATGGCAGACAATGCCTGGTGAAACTGGAAGCTAGAGGAGAGGTGAGCAGGTGGTATCGGACCAAGGCTTTGATGCTGCTTTACTTTCTAGAAGAAGCAGGGTAAATTTTAAGTATTGTTCAGCTATTCCTATCGCAGTATTGGAGATACACTGTACTTCAATGCAGAATCCCTTTCCCTGAAAGTGTAGTGTACTTGcttatttaaaggatttctatTACACATTTCAACCCATtggcagaggtgtttgtttcctgtgagtaagataggatcacAGCTTTACTGAACgctatgggcttacttctgaataaaataacaccgttttcaaacacctctacccattggtcctcaaggtggcttacagacaGATGTTAAGGCAttatgtcatgaatatgtacagtttaggcctaggttagcatgtgaagcctgaaccaaactaagtcagtaacggagaagcggctagcagttcctagctgcaagaatgtgagtaaacaaacaaaaagattgttgtctctcctttgctggccagaaaggacagagaacaagaattacaacccattggaatgtttaacacctcagtagactgaggggcgcctgatcaaggggaatggaatgcagctatggatctccagttgggaggggtaagaactaggagggctagcaacaagacccactccaagaaggttctgtcctcaaaagtttctgattggacagtctaaataagtatgaagtcacctcagcactattagcataagaagtatactaatgagtgccccaagggtgtgtctggttcttcttgggcagagtttttggttgcaacatcctgcacgatgtgagctccattgtccaccacaggcatctggcctcacaggtagcctggagctaagagatctacaagagtaactgacccaggtgagagataggtattagtAGAGATAGCCaactagctttattattttattgctgatatgtttcctagatgtttatgcctctagcatttgctgccttatgtaaccttatgtacttaataaactaaaatctcttttaccaagttgtttcattgtctgttggggacaaaggttcagaatccttcctagccgttcagcaagctaccaagtactcattgaggtctagtaacttgagaactgaagttttaattggagaaagcactcagtgcctgcaagggatagagttaagcctagagggtctcagtgtccctggactgagacactggcacatacagggtggtggcagtcctacggaacagaggggccttgagggctttagggtttgagaaccaagaactctgagcaccccaaaccccctaagtttgcaacacaGTATAAGGGTGAAACATAAAAGCACAATGAGTAGGATCAAAAGAAAATCATAAGCAGTAGAAGAAACATTTCTTAAATATAATAAAAGCATTTCCATATTCTGTCCCATCAAAAGTGTGAGAAAACAGGGAGTTTCAAAACTGCTGCTGGAAAGATAAAAGAGAAAGTGCTAACTATTTGGAGAAGGTGTTCCAATAtcagggtgccaccaccaaaaaggccctgtcctTGGTGGCTGCCATCTTCCTTTGGGTTGTGTATGTACTGTAGTTGTTCCCCTAGCAGGGTTTCAGTTGACAGCATTGGCAATTGGCAGtttcatatgggagaaggtgggtcTAACTAGAAGCTGTGGGTTGACATTACACTCTGAAAAGCCATAGCATATCATCTTGAATCCATAGCAGCCTGTAAACCCAAAAAGTCCCACCTTTTCCTTGGCGAGTGGGTTCTCTTACTCTCTGGTAACCACCTTGTGTGTTTGCTGTCCTACCCTTATTTATTGCTGCTCAGACTGTCTTTGGAGGTTATGACCATCCTTTGTCGCTGTGAGAATATTGAGACGTCGGAGGGGGTCCCACTGTACGTAACAGGGGTCGCACAGGTAATACTCCACCCACTTCTAACATGTTGTCCCtaaccttctcctcttccttctgtcccacacagcagcagcagcaacagtggcagcaattGGACTTAAGCGCTCACCTTTTTCTCTAGTGGGCCGGTCTCCGCACCAGCACTTTCTCTCCTTTGCTCCCTTGTTTGGCTCTTGCTACCTGCTGTTGCACTCCTTGGTAATGTAGACAGGTGCATGCAGAGCAATTCCAAATTCCAGGTTTGGCTTctggatccagtggggatgttgtTGGCACTTGCTCACTCCCAATTGCCACATTTGCCTGCTTCACAAACATTGCACAGAAACAGGAAGTCTGGGTAGTTCTCTGGGAAAGAGGAAAGACGTCATGAAGATTCTAATTTGGGTTAACTCTCTATGGACCGAGCTGAATCTTGGTGCAGATCCTGACAACTGTGTACTACTTCTGAAATGAATAGAGTTGTATAACTCTTTGGTGTATTATAGTGTGATTTTTCATAGTCAAAGTGCATTCCATCAAGTGAAAACAAGGCCAACAATGCAAGCCCccacatgcattttttattttttttagacttCTATACAGAAATCAAGATTCATCTTGTCCAGCATAAGTCTCCATGCTACTGCATCCAGAGGGGCTAGACATGCAATTTTATGGTGAAAATGCAAAAATGTCCCATTCAAGTGAGGCTAAAACAAAACATGCTTTAAAAACCTCTCCCAGCTTAGCTGCTAGCAACAGAATTCAGCTCAAACAGAGAAGTCTTATAAGCCTATATAAACTGAGATTTTCAACCTTGAACAAGTCTTCCAGAAATGTGAGTTCCCCAGTTGACAGGCTGAAGAAGGTAGTTTTTAGTTATGGCCCTGGGAGTGAACTGGAGTTCTCTTTAGGCCCAATCCTTTTTAAAAGCTAGGTCTTACCTGGAAAGCTACAAATGTCCAAACGTCAGCATTCTGGTGTAGTCCAGTGCTAAGTGGACTTCATCTGGGAAACAGGTGTCCCAGTGGATTTGGGCTATAGCTTCAGGCATTGTTGCAGAAACTCTGTGAAATGGGAACAATAGTTACCTATCTAATGGGTGATTAGATTGTGTAATAATGTACAATAAAGATTatatagcatttttttaaatattgcaagTGTTGGCTATAGAAAAGCAACAACGTAATTGTCACTGTAGAATCCATGGTGATTGGATACTGTACCAACATCTGGGCAGTCTCCAAAGCTGCTATCATTACAGTGATGTAGCCTTAGGGGCACAGTTGCTGTTAGCTAAGGGTTCTTGCTTGCCCTTGATGCTTGGGTTAATTAGGTAGCCATGGgacagatgcctttaaaatacaTTTCATGTTCCTTGTCCAAGATGGCTTGTGATGCCAAACTTGAGCATGGACTCTTGAGTGTGACTTGGGTGTGAATGCCCTCTTAAATTCTGTGAGACAGGAGAAATCTCACGACAGATCTTTTGGTAAGGGGAACCTTTGGGATCTCACAGCTGTGGTAGCCAGCAGTTCAGTTGGCGATGTCATGTGATCCAGAGCAATGTGGCTTCAAAATTTTTCTCTATTTTGTCTCTAACATTCATTTTAATGAATAGGCGGGGGAAAACACCCTTGTGTGTTTTTATCAGCTGGCTGAATGTCTTGTGACTGGACAAGCATTGCATCTGCATTACGTGGGATGAATGCAACAGGTGGCCCCGGGTCAAGAGGGAGAGCTGAGCCTATTACCTGGAAGCGTTCCAATGTTTTACGTTTTTTGGCAGGATTTCCCTAGAGATAATGACGTTACAGCCCAGGTGCGAGGACGTAGAGACGGCGGAGGGGGTAGCTTTAACTGTCACAGGTGTGGCCCAGGTACAGTAACTCAAAACACCTCCTTTTAGGAATGCATGACTCTAACCCTTCTTCGTGGTCTCTCCCCCCTCCTAGGAGGCTGCTGTAGCCCAGTGGAGAGGCACTGACTGCTCTGAAAATATTGTCCATGTTCAAAAGCTGTATTTTATCCCCAACTCACCAGGTCACATTGCACACAAAACACCTGTTTGGGGAGGGAATTAGTGCTTTCTGCCACTAGGTCATTGCTTCTCTCCCTTCTAATGCAGCAGGGGGCAATATTGTTGCCTTGACCTACTTACACAAACACAGTCCCAATGCCATTCTAGTTGGAGCTGTTCTCCATTGCTTGTTTTGGTCCTGAACGTGCACTAATTGACAAATGTTGTGGTTTAGTTTTATTGTTTGTATTGCTGTGTTTTGTATTGTAACTCCAGTGTTCATAAAACTGATTGCAGCAGTACCCACTTTGACAACTTATTGGACCTGGCTTCCTGCTGCCATGCTCCAGAGTGGGCTGCTAGCAAGTCATCTTGTTGGTGTTCCCTGTTGCTCCTGATTTGACCAGATAGTTTGGATTTGGCCCAGCAATCACCAGTTGCTGATGGTAGTCTAAAAAAGCAACTGCAAAAAGCTGTTTTGCTTAAACCTAAACCTATTCCAGTATTAAGCTGCTCTTTGTAGCACGCCTGTAGTCTGGATGGCATGGAGGGAAAGGATTTCAAAGGATAGCTGATGGCCCTTCCTTTGAATAGGGGGTGGCAGATGACAGCCTTCTAGCACTATGAACTGAAGTTCCTGGTTTGTGAAGTGGCCAACTCTATCTAATAAGAACTTTTCTGTTCTCCCCAGATTtaatctgggttttttttaatgcacaaaacATTAGTCTCAGGGGAGGGCTTCttaagaaggagaaaaatgctttACTGCAGCCTTACAAATAAGCCTACAAAGTTACTGGCTCACGTTTTTTACTAGTCTGTCTGCTCACAcctttatatttgttgtttgtggcacactgacagaATGAAGACAAGAACTGAGCTGCTTCAATCTATGAAAACTCCCTTGCCTTAGTTACTTGCAAACCTGCATTTAACAGTTTTGTTGCAGGATCTGGTGACATGGAAGTAAGTTAATACATCTCCAATAGATTTTGTCACATGTTTCAGGAACAGTTGGAAGTTCAAACATGGAAGATCTCTCAGACACAAACTAACTGGTGAAGGGTCTTCATTGTCTTAGTTGTACTCACTGCCTGGGCCTGTGATTATAGGTGAAGATGTTTTGCAGTCACAGGGATTTGTAAAATCTTCTTCCAAGTCCTGTGTGAATGGTCTTAGGATTTCATTTTGCAGTTTGAGCTCCTATAGGCAAACTTTGGTGGAGGCCAGAAACACAATTCACCAGGAAGCTCTCAGGTGCAAGCCTCTTTGAAGCAAGTGGAAACTGCACAGGGCATTAGTTTAAGTGGAGCTTGTTCAGAAGAACTTTCTGGAAGGAGAGTATCCCAGATGTTTAACAAGAGTTAACAAAATGAGTGTTCCAACCTGCTCTGTTATTTCACTTCAGGGAAACTGGTTTTCTTCATAACCGTGGCTACGCACCAATTAGTTAAATCTGGCTTCCACCTTGGAATCTGTCTGTTGGGAGCCCAGAATCCTGGCTCTCATCAGCTTCCGCTGATGAGCTTCTCAGAGTATGCCTAGACGAGGAGGGTTTTATTTGTTTAGCCCAGGGAATTACATGGCTATCTGGATGTCGTGACTAATCTTTATGTTCTCTTTCATGAATGTCTGTTGATGGATATGTCATGTTTTCTCCTATTCTGCAcgcttttggggaaaaaaaattaaaaagtatcagcaaaaaaaaaagtggggttgATGCTGCAGTTCCCCAAGAATGATATTGCATTGTCTTTGATTGGGGTGAAGATTTCAGTAGGATGAATGCACAATACAACTCCTTTTCAGTTTCTTCTGGCACTTTatttcttattattatttattttatggcCATGCAAGTAAATGGGAatttgtatctctctctctcttttcatggTACATTTTTAAAGTCTACTAGTGggtttgcattttaatttttcaatCCTTTGCTAGGCTTTTTTATAATGCCTTTTGAGTGCTCTCTTAACTACCAAGCCAGATAGGAAATGAAATTataaaggctaaaaaaaaaaaaagcattatcATTAGTCTTACCCTAAGGATAGAAGCCACTCCAGGAACTATCGGAGAAGAGCCATTGTGGAACAGTGCCCAGCCTTTCCCCATAGACCCTTCCTATTGCCCACCAGTTCTCAAAGAGTCCAATACAGATTCCTCCTCTCTCTGCCTTGTTTTCCTTTTGGATGCCTGGGATGGATGTCACTGTCTGGAAGAAACAGCTGCCCCTCCCATTGATGCAaaacagtgtgtgctgcatctgcagACAAATACTGTAATCAGCTGAAATTTTCTGGGTAGAAGTTTCTGGGTAGAAATAGCTGAAGAGAGGGAGCTTGTTTCATGTTTTAAGTTCTCTCCTCACAACCACCATGCCCAACTGCATTTTTGCATTTCCCAGATGCAGAAGTTCCCATGCAGCAGAACAGAAAATTATCATTCTAAATAACTATGTGGCAGCACCAAAATTCATGGCTTCCCACTTGAGGCTGTGCGGCTCATGCTCTGTAGCAGTTGGGCCCCCTTGTGCCACTGTTTCTAATTCCTCCATTTTGAGACTGATTCAGAGGTAGAGCTTCTGGGAGCTCTGCTTCTGACAAACATGAGACTCTTCCCATCCACCCACCTTCAGGTCTTCAGTTTTTTATTCCAGGATAACTTTATATAAACAGGCTCTTGGTGAGATGTTCCCTGGGAACAAAGTCTAGCCATTTCTGAGAGTCAGGGTTTGAAAATGTGCCATGTGGCTACAGACTGTGGTTTGCTGTCACCAGTGGTCCTGTCTCCTACCACTTGTCCCTATTTTCATCTCATCTAATTGTCTCCTTTTTGTCCACAGGTGAAAATAATGACTGAGAAGGAGCTTCTAGCAGTGGCTTGTGAACAGTTTCTTGGGAAGAACGTCCAAGATGTTAAAAATGTGGTCCTTCAAACGCTGGAGGGGCATCTTCGGTCCATTTTAGGTACGTGGGGGCAGGGACTCTCTTACCTAACAAAGCTACTTTGACCCTTCTCAAAGACAGGCCTCTTTCTCTGTCCCTTTTGTGCAGGCTGGTGCAGCCTGGTACAGGTAAAGGCTAAGTCTGTGTGTATtggaaagcaagtttctagctcttATTGTGACTACAGAGAAATTTAGCTGTGGCCAGTGCCTGGTGAAAAACAGACAGAGGGCTTAACAGGGCTTCTGCTGCGGGAGTGGGGGCTTCAGTGCTCTGCATACCCACTTGCCTGTCAGAAGCATAAACAACTTATGCAGGTACAGACAAACACTcttaatttgtatttttttattcAGGATGCATGTTTTCCAAGATTTCTGGTCCTAGCTAACTTCCAAAACACCCCTTTTGGCTGTCTGCTATGTAGCACACCGTCCACTTTTCTCTTTGGGGGCTTCAGACTGGAGCAGAAGAAGGCACTTGAAGAGTAATGTTAAACTGGTCTTGCCTATTTTGTTCCGTAAACTTCTAGAATAGCAATTACCTAGAAAGCTACTTGAATATCTAGGCCAAATAATCCCTCTCACTGTGCTCACTTGGTCAGGTGAGCTACATTTTATCCAGACCAAGCTGGTTCCAGGATTTGCTAATCTCCAGATAACCCCCTTTTGCTTTTGCTGATCTCTTGCTTTTGCCAAACACCATTGACCCGTTTGTTTCCCACTTTGTAGGGACCTTGACTGTTGAACAGATCTACCAGGATAGGGACCAGTTTGCCAAGCTAGTGCGGGAAGTGGCAGCCCCAGATGTGGGCCGGATGGGTATTGAAATCTTGAGCTTCACTATCAAGGTATGGGCAGAACCATGCTGAGGATGTTTCCCTGCTGAGTTAGCAGCTGCTGTTGGTGCTAGAATCATCGTTGTGGCCATGTAATCAGTAGAAAGAGCATGGAAGAGTTATTTAAAGTGCCTCTGTTGGCTTTAAAGGGCTTGGACATCTGGGATAGGAACAGGCACCTCGAACAGGCATCTTCAACATCCAGACTTTTCAAGCCAGGTGAAACAGAGTTGAAGGGAAGGGTGGGCAGATGTTGTGAGGCAAATAGGCAAAGGAATATATAATCCTTCACTTCCTTCCCACACCCACTCTGcccctcttttttattttaatctccTGTTATGCCACTGAAAAGTCCCCCATTGCTTACGATGAAATGTGTTAAAACCAATCAGTAACTCATCTGATTCTTTGCATAATTGTTAACTAAATTGGGCTAGGAAGATATGAAAGTGAAATATTTGACCAAATGCAAATGTGTTTGCTTGTCTTCTAAAAGGACATGTGGACCTTGTTGAGGAGAGTATTCCAGAGACTGGGAGCTGCCACCTATGTTCCCTCTAATCTCCAGAGGAAGTGTGTGAATGGTATGGTGCCTGTGCAGGGGCTGCTCCAGAGCActtagcaatgacatcattgccaagttCTGGTGCACCAACAAGGAACCTACATGGGACTTGAGTTCCAGCTGCACAGCCACCCTGGCTGCCACCAGAAGTGCAGTAGTACTAGTGGACACCAGACTGAAAAGTCCCCATCTGAAtaccttaatgcagtggttctcaaactggggcattgcgacgccccagcctgagagccctagcctctgcccccttaaggggcagggaggggggggaggcagcaatgcaatcaccagAATCACATCGCTTTCAAGGGGCGCACGGGCTTGctttgacttaccagagcctgcaggaggctcccgggggtgcagggagccatgcATGAGCCCAcgagggctccccaacatgcaaagtatgtaaaaataacaatcgcaacccacttctgttttcgcaattgcaaaccggaagtAGGCCGTAATTGTTAAgagtgtctctgcatgttggagagccctgcggaggctcgCACGGGggcccccacacccctgggagcctgctgcaggctctggtcaGTAAAGCAAGTCCGTGTGCCCCTCGAAAGCACTGCGATTCTGGTGATTGCAAGAatttccccttccctgcaaaaacttacagcagggctcaaactccctgagagttagagaaccgctgccttaatgCATGGAGTGGTTGATGTTGGAGATGGGCTCTGTTTCTGGTTCTGAGCAACATATGGCTTAAAAAAGGGAGGCAAGTGTCCTGGCCAGAGTGATTTCATGGCTCTTCTTGCAGGATGTCTATGATAAAGTGAGCTACTTGAGCTCCCTGGGGAAGACCCAGACAGCGGTGGTCCAGCGAGATGCTGATATTGGAGTGGCTGAGGCAGAGCGAGATGCTGGCATCCGGGTAAGTTGGGTGATGCATGAAAAGTGCACTTTATGCTCCTGTCCCTCCTCTATTTCCAACCATTCTGTGAGCACTCAGCTGATCTGTGCCTCCTAATTTGCTCTTGCAGGAGGCAGAGTGTAAGAAAGAAATGCTGGATGTGAAGTTCATGGCGGACACCAAAGTAGCTGATTCTAAGCGAGCCTTTGAAATGCAGAAAGCTGCTTTCAGCCAAGAGATCAATGTGAAGGTGTGTGGAATCTGCAGAACGGGGAGATAACCGGTTTTGGGCTTCAGCAGTGGAGAATGCAGATTGTTGTATCCGGGCCACTGTGACATTACTCCTGACTATTGTAACTGTTGTCTGTGGGGTTGAGGGTAGAGAGGACTAAACTGGGGGAAACTGTAAGCAAAAATGTTCAAGCAGGGCAGGAAGTAAAAAATTTGTCTGGGAAATCTCATAAAAGCAGAGAAGAGACTGTGCTGTTGACAGAAAAGAAGTGACAGGGATGGATGGCAGATGAAAGCCAGGGCAAAGGTGGTTGAAGAAACGAGAACAAAGTAGACAGTGGGTTAAGGAAGGGGATCTTGAAAGAGAGAGAATTATGGGGAGAAGGAGAAGTTCTAGTTTGGGAGGATGGGGCACGCGGAGGGCTTTTCGCATGGTCTAGGGTCGTGGTTCCCAGCACTCGTGTACCCCTTGGCTGCCGATTTCCATAAATCATACCCCTCCTACTAGcaatgtaattaatatagttgctgttatttcaaatttatatattttcaacgactgatccatatctgataatacataaTTTGatgtccaaaaactagaagttgGTGGGACTTTGGCAGcctgctagctgccttccttcctgccttgctagccCCACaagcctttttccaccattattctgttctttttcaagtacccacaaaggtcctggcaagtgcTCCTGGGGATACACGTAGCCCaggttgggaacctctggtctaggGCACAAAGGGGATTCTGTTCTATCAGTAGGAAGTCATGGAAAATTTTTGAGTGCTGTAATCCATCTTCTGAGTCTCTGGAGGGCTTGGGATGAAGTGAGACCCTTTCTGAACATATGTGCTaatggctttctccctcccccccaattccttgcagacAGCTGAAGCACAGCTGGCGTATGAGTTGCAAGGAGCAAAAGAACAGCAAAAGATCCGCCAAGAAGAAATAGAAATTGAGGTTGTGCAGCGCCGGAAGCAGATTGACGTGGAGGAGAAGGAGATTGTTCGCATGGACAAGGAGCTCATCGCCACTGTCAAGAGACCAGCGGAGGCTGAGGCCCACCGGATGCAGGAGATTGCTGAGGGAGAGAAGTGAGTGTAGTGGGAactgtgtgtggaggggtgagggtggggagaaAAGATTTCTTGCTCCCTCTGAGACTTCAAACTACTGCAACTCAGAATGGGATCTTGAGTGGTGTGAGGCTGTGGTTTGCATGAGAACCTTTCCCCGAAAGCTGCCATTTGGGGAACAGGAAAGAAATTTGCAATTCTACCTTATGAGTTGAGAacccaggaagctgccttatatgaaGTCAGACCAATTATCCACCCAGCTCAATATTGTTTATactaactggcagtggctctccagtgtttcagacagaAGGATTGTTCCAGCCCTCCCTGCAGATAACAGACATTGAACCTGCATGCAAAGAATGTGCTCTActcctgagctacagcccttccctaGGGGGATTTGTGTCTTGAGTTATCTGCTGCTTCTCTCACACTGCTGAATTGTGTGAACAGAACCAGTGGACACCAAAGTGTTGGATTCAAAGCAGGCCTTTGAAATGTAGGTTGGTGGTAAGAAGGCCAACTGGATTATTTGGCCTTATGGTCTCCTTCTAGCTCAGCCATAGGCACTGTTTGAGTGAGATACTCCGCCATGTCTCCTATTGTGTTCTGTTCTACTTTATGGTCAGCCCAACTTGATCCTGCTTCTCCACCCTGCCACTTTGTGCCAGTCCACAAACTGTATTATTTGATGAAATGAACTCTAAAGAGACACCCAACATATAGACTAATCCAGGGTCCTTGCAGGGTCAAGAGGTTCATTTGGGAGGAAGCTTTGTATGCTCTACTCTTCAGGACTCTGatcccatttctttttcttaaaggGTGAAGCAGGTGATGATTGCTCAGGCTGAAGCGGAGAAGATCCGCAAGATTGGAGAGGCAGAGGCCTTGGTCATTGAGGCCATTGGCAAAGCAGAGGCTGAGAAGATGAAACTCAAAGCAGAGGCCTATCAGCAATATGGGGAGGCAGCCAAGATGGCATTGGTATTGGATGCTCTACCTCAGGTGAGGCTCTTAGTATGTTCTGAATGAGGAAATGGAGACTCCAAGACTTGTGACTGGACCCTGATGAGCTGTTTTCTTTCCCTCAGATTGCTGCCAAGGTGGCTGCCCCATTGGCCAAGGTGGATGAAATTGTGATTCTCAGTGGAGAAAACAACAAATTGACTACGGATGTAAACCGGCTGTTGGCTGAGATTCCTGTGTCTGTGCATGCCCTTACAGGAGTTGATCTCTCCAAGGTGAGAAGCAGAGACTGTctgtcttctgtttttttttgggggggggggagcagtttggTGTATCTGAATCTTCACTTCTTCCACCTTGTTCTTTACTAATGGTGGAACTGAGCAGTAAGGAGAAACTTTGGATTCAGGCTGAAAGCTTAGGATTTCTGATCTTGATCATGACCACTAGACTTGATCCTAGGGCTGATGTCTTTAGAAAAAGTGCTTGGCTTTAGTATATGCTGTTGCAgatgtattttggggtgcatgAGACACTTGGGGATCCCCTTTTTAACTTACTCAGTGAGGTCAGTCTTTGACTACTCAGAAGTGCACTTCCACTTTGTTAAGCAGACCCATTCATTTAGGTGGTGCTGGCATCAATTTCTCTTCCTTAGCCGCCACTTGCACCTGTGAGACCTTAGGAGTACAAACATTAGCAGAAGAAATTCACAGTACTGATCTTTATTTGATTCCAAAAATCAGTCCAGTGTGTCTCCTTGATTACTGTTTTTTCAAGCACTTTTTCCTAACAGTTCCTCTGCTGCTTTCCCCAACAGATCCCCCTGATTCAGAAAGCAACTGGAGCCCAGGCCTGAGATGAGGCCATCTGGTGAAGAGCACCCCACCCATGGTTTATGCACGCCCCACCAACTGCCTTGAACACTGGGAGCTCCTCTTTCATCAGTGGCGACAGTGGGGGCTACACTCGGGTGCCTTATCTTTTGGGGACCAGAATGGCACTTGTCCACTGGTCTGTCCATTTCCAAGAGAGGTTTCTTTTTTGTAATTCCTGCTTTGTGTCTTGCTAGCCAAACTCCTCTCTCATCTGCACTCTTTGCAAAGTTTGTGCCTTGATTGACTGCTGCGCCACCCTTTCCTAGCCGCCACTGTCAGGCAGGGATGGACCCCAAGTGAAAGGTGCTGGAAGCAGGGGTCTGTGCCACTTGGGTGGTTCCCAGTTGAGAGACGCTTTCCCTCCCACACTTTGTGAGGAGAGCAAATACCTTCAATGTGACTTTTTTGGAAATCCCAACCATTGCCCTAGTCAGGGCATGGAAAAATGGTGCCACCAATGCGGTATGTTTTGAGCCATATCAGCCAATATGTTTGTGGTCTCCAGGCATTGGTGCTATGACTGGGAGATGATGGATGGTCCCAAGTT
The DNA window shown above is from Tiliqua scincoides isolate rTilSci1 chromosome 8, rTilSci1.hap2, whole genome shotgun sequence and carries:
- the FLOT2 gene encoding flotillin-2 isoform X2; protein product: MGNCHTVGPNEALVVSGGCCGSDEKQYVYGGWAWAWWCISDTQRLSLEVMTILCRCENIETSEGVPLYVTGVAQVKIMTEKELLAVACEQFLGKNVQDVKNVVLQTLEGHLRSILGTLTVEQIYQDRDQFAKLVREVAAPDVGRMGIEILSFTIKDVYDKVSYLSSLGKTQTAVVQRDADIGVAEAERDAGIREAECKKEMLDVKFMADTKVADSKRAFEMQKAAFSQEINVKTAEAQLAYELQGAKEQQKIRQEEIEIEVVQRRKQIDVEEKEIVRMDKELIATVKRPAEAEAHRMQEIAEGEKVKQVMIAQAEAEKIRKIGEAEALVIEAIGKAEAEKMKLKAEAYQQYGEAAKMALVLDALPQIAAKVAAPLAKVDEIVILSGENNKLTTDVNRLLAEIPVSVHALTGVDLSKIPLIQKATGAQA
- the FLOT2 gene encoding flotillin-2 isoform X1, which translates into the protein MGNCHTVGPNEALVVSGGCCGSDEKQYVYGGWAWAWWCISDTQRISLEIMTLQPRCEDVETAEGVALTVTGVAQVKIMTEKELLAVACEQFLGKNVQDVKNVVLQTLEGHLRSILGTLTVEQIYQDRDQFAKLVREVAAPDVGRMGIEILSFTIKDVYDKVSYLSSLGKTQTAVVQRDADIGVAEAERDAGIREAECKKEMLDVKFMADTKVADSKRAFEMQKAAFSQEINVKTAEAQLAYELQGAKEQQKIRQEEIEIEVVQRRKQIDVEEKEIVRMDKELIATVKRPAEAEAHRMQEIAEGEKVKQVMIAQAEAEKIRKIGEAEALVIEAIGKAEAEKMKLKAEAYQQYGEAAKMALVLDALPQIAAKVAAPLAKVDEIVILSGENNKLTTDVNRLLAEIPVSVHALTGVDLSKIPLIQKATGAQA